TTCATGCCGCGCAAGGGCTGGGTCCGCTTCGTCCGCAGCAGCGCATGTTTGTCGACGGGCAGTCCGGTTGCCCGGCCCAGATGGTCGGCGATCAGCGCCGCCTGGTTGAACCCGCGCCACCACAGCCGCCAGCGATGCAACGGCACCGGCACGATCAGCGGCCGGTCCTCCCCCCGGACATGGCGCGCCATATGGTTCGCGATCAGCCGGGCGAGGCCAATGCGCCGCCCATATTTGAGCCGCAGCGCCACCGATCGCGCCACGTCGCCATAGGCCAGCACCGCCCGCGCGCTGTCGAAGGGCGGCGGGTCGGACAGGCAGGCGCCGCACTCCCCGCCCTCCCCCATATCATGACCGAAGGGCACGCCGCAGCGGGCGCAGCAGGGGTCGCCGAGGAAATCCATCCCGCTCCAGCAGGCGAGGCAGAAGGACTGCTCCCGCTCCACCACCACGCCGCAGCCGGGGCAGCGCGGCGGCAGGGCATAGTCCAGCGCCGACGCGCCGATGGTCTTGAGAAGCGGGAGGACCGGCATGATCCTCCTTGTTCCCGCTCCGCGTCCGATGCACAAGGCCCGCATGACCCATCCCGACATCTTCGACCGGCGGCTGCGCGCGTTGCGGCGCGACCGGATGATGCGCCGTTTCGCGGATCATGATTTCCTGTATCGCGCGATGCTGGACGAGTTGCTGGACCGGCTGGCCGATGTGCAGCGCGAATTGCCCGAGGCGCTGGTGATCGGCTGTCCGGACGGGAGCGCCAGGGCGGCGCTGGAAACCATGAAGAAGAAGGTCATCTGTTGCGATCCTGGATTCCTGGCCGCGCGGCAGGCGGGGGGGGTGCAGGGGGATGAGGATGCCCTGCCCTTCGCCGATAAAAGTTTCGATTTGATACTGGCTTGCGGGACATTGGACAGCGTCAACGACCTGCCCGGCGCGCTGATCCTGATGAACAGGATCCTGCGGCCGGACGGGCTGATGCTGGCGGCTTTCGCGGGGGCGGGCAGCCTGCCCCGGCTGCGCGCCGCGCTGATGGCGGGGGAAGGCGACCGGCCCGGGCAGCATATCCATCCGCAGGTCGATGTGCGGTCCGCCGGCGACCTGCTGGCGCGGGCCGGTTTCGCGATGCCGGTGGCGGACGGCGATATGCTGACGGTGCGCTATGGCGACATGATCCGGCTGATGCACGATTTGCGCGGCATGGGCGCGGGCAATGTGCTGGCGTCGCGTCCCCCGGCCCTGCGGCGCGAGGGACTGGCGGGCGCGATGGCGCATTTCGCGCAGGCCGCCGATCCCGATGGCCGGACCGCCGAGCAGATCGGCGTCCTTTACCTGAGCGGCTGGAGGCCCGATCCCAGCCAGGCGCGGCCCGCGCGGCGGGGGAGCGCGACGGTCTCCCTCGCCCAGGCCCTGAAGCGCAAGGACTGACCGTGCATCAGGCCGCGTATCAGGCCGCCCCACCGGGATCGAGAGCGCCCACCGTCGGCGGATCGGCCACTTCCCATGCCTGCCAGCCGCCGAAGCGGAAGGCATATTGAACATGGTCGCCCCTGCGGAAAGCCGCCCCGTCCCATGTCACGACCTGCAATTCGATCCGGTCGTGGCGATGGACGTGCAGCCAGTTGAAGCTTTGCGGCTCCGCATTGCGCAGGCGGGTGGAGGTCGCCGTTCCCGCCTGAATGACCAGCGCGCCGCCCGCATCCTCCGCCATCTTCCGCGCCGCCTGCGCGTAGGTGCGGTGGAAATGCCCGGCGAGCGCGATGTGGATGCCCGCTTCCCGCGCCGCCTTCACCGCGTCGTCGTGACGGCCGACCGCCTCGCTCCATTCGCCGCCCTCGCCGATGGGCATGGCGAAAAGCGGATGATGGGTGACGAGGATGCGGGTCTTTTCCGGCGCGACGGGGGCGAAGCGGTCCCGCATCAGTTCCATCTGCGCCCGGTTGAGCCGCCCGTCCTTGATCGTGAGCGAGCGGGCCGTGTTGAGGCCGAGGATCGCCACCGCATCATCCTCGTAAAAAGGACAGAGATCGGTGGAGATATAGCGCCGGTAGCGGTGGAGCGGCCGCGCGAACCGGCGCAGCACGT
This genomic window from Sphingobium cloacae contains:
- a CDS encoding ComF family protein, which encodes MMPVLPLLKTIGASALDYALPPRCPGCGVVVEREQSFCLACWSGMDFLGDPCCARCGVPFGHDMGEGGECGACLSDPPPFDSARAVLAYGDVARSVALRLKYGRRIGLARLIANHMARHVRGEDRPLIVPVPLHRWRLWWRGFNQAALIADHLGRATGLPVDKHALLRTKRTQPLRGMNPRRRAKAVRGAFALAADHDLSGKTILLIDDVHTSGATAAACALVLRRGGAAQVHLLCWARVLPDREPLD
- a CDS encoding class I SAM-dependent methyltransferase, whose protein sequence is MTHPDIFDRRLRALRRDRMMRRFADHDFLYRAMLDELLDRLADVQRELPEALVIGCPDGSARAALETMKKKVICCDPGFLAARQAGGVQGDEDALPFADKSFDLILACGTLDSVNDLPGALILMNRILRPDGLMLAAFAGAGSLPRLRAALMAGEGDRPGQHIHPQVDVRSAGDLLARAGFAMPVADGDMLTVRYGDMIRLMHDLRGMGAGNVLASRPPALRREGLAGAMAHFAQAADPDGRTAEQIGVLYLSGWRPDPSQARPARRGSATVSLAQALKRKD
- a CDS encoding metallophosphoesterase family protein, with product MARIAHLSDLHFGAHDDRIVTAAEAWLLEKRPDLVVISGDLTQRARVAQFRQASAWVNRLRAAGLPLLIIPGNHDVPLYDVLRRFARPLHRYRRYISTDLCPFYEDDAVAILGLNTARSLTIKDGRLNRAQMELMRDRFAPVAPEKTRILVTHHPLFAMPIGEGGEWSEAVGRHDDAVKAAREAGIHIALAGHFHRTYAQAARKMAEDAGGALVIQAGTATSTRLRNAEPQSFNWLHVHRHDRIELQVVTWDGAAFRRGDHVQYAFRFGGWQAWEVADPPTVGALDPGGAA